A window of bacterium genomic DNA:
TAAAACCATCTCCGTACGCTCTTTTATTTCGGCAGAGCTGAAAACGCGTCCTGTTCGTTCGAGTTTCATTGGAAATGTCAGAGTTGCATCAAGAACAAAATCAACAGCAAAACCAAAATCGGACGCATGACGCGTCGTAGTTTCACAACATTCCTCAGTGCGGATGCCACTGATGATCAGATGGTGAATACTGCGTGCATTCAGCCATCCGCTCAGAGGTGTTCCCGCAAGTGCGCTGTGATAATTCTTATGGAACGTTACATCGGCATTCAGTTTTATCGGCTCCAATGTTTT
This region includes:
- a CDS encoding isochorismatase family protein, whose product is MKNKALLVVDAQESFRHRPYWSDTDLREFLFHLQSLIDGCAERKIPIVQILHTEENGAFALSTGWVKTLEPIKLNADVTFHKNYHSALAGTPLSGWLNARSIHHLIISGIRTEECCETTTRHASDFGFAVDFVLDATLTFPMKLERTGRVFSSAEIKERTEMVLTSGQFAKVVTVKEALSRP